Proteins co-encoded in one Erwinia sp. genomic window:
- a CDS encoding hypothetical protein (ID:JIFNMEKO_01442;~source:Prodigal:2.6) translates to MFNKGDIVQPKQGGPKMVVVDVVGETLYCQRLDDTADKKVEISSGLVNHYHEDGDFGVC, encoded by the coding sequence ATGTTTAATAAAGGGGATATTGTTCAGCCTAAACAGGGTGGCCCGAAAATGGTTGTGGTTGATGTTGTCGGAGAGACGTTATATTGCCAGCGCCTTGATGATACTGCTGATAAAAAAGTAGAAATATCATCGGGTTTGGTCAACCATTATCATGAAGATGGTGATTTTGGCGTCTGCTGA
- the csgA gene encoding C-factor (ID:JIFNMEKO_01443;~source:Prodigal:2.6) yields the protein MKKILIIGASRGLGHAIVETFIGHDWHVTATVRDQRMLTPLHTLAERHPGQVTIETLDINDQQQLMDLGENLAGQVFDMLFVNAGIPNQDPTQTIAEVSTDEFIQVMVTNALSPMRAVEALQHLLRDDGLIGVMSSGQGSITNNIAGHRELYRGSKAALNMFMRSFAARQDAGSRPLMVMAPGSIKTALGGDDAPLTIEETIPRLVGVLLEKQQRPGLEYLDYQGRTVPW from the coding sequence TTGAAAAAAATATTAATTATCGGTGCATCACGTGGGCTTGGGCATGCCATCGTTGAAACGTTTATTGGTCACGACTGGCATGTGACTGCAACAGTCCGCGATCAACGTATGCTTACCCCGCTACACACGCTTGCTGAACGTCATCCAGGTCAGGTTACCATTGAAACACTCGATATCAATGACCAACAACAGCTAATGGATCTCGGTGAAAATCTGGCAGGACAGGTTTTCGATATGTTGTTTGTTAATGCGGGTATACCGAATCAGGACCCGACTCAAACCATTGCCGAGGTCAGTACTGATGAGTTCATTCAGGTCATGGTGACTAATGCTTTATCCCCGATGAGGGCGGTGGAAGCATTACAACACTTGTTACGTGATGATGGGCTCATTGGAGTCATGTCTTCGGGTCAGGGTAGCATTACAAATAACATAGCCGGGCACCGGGAGTTATACCGGGGCAGTAAAGCCGCCCTGAATATGTTTATGCGAAGTTTTGCCGCCAGACAGGACGCAGGCTCCCGCCCCCTGATGGTTATGGCGCCAGGCTCGATCAAAACAGCATTAGGGGGTGATGATGCGCCTTTGACCATTGAAGAGACGATACCTCGCTTAGTGGGGGTGTTGCTGGAAAAACAACAACGGCCGGGGCTGGAGTATCTTGATTACCAGGGCCGTACTGTTCCCTGGTAG
- the osmC gene encoding Peroxiredoxin OsmC (ID:JIFNMEKO_01444;~source:Prodigal:2.6), with product MTIHKKGQAHWEGDIKKGKGTISTESGALDAQPYGFNTRFEDKPGTNPEELIGAAHAACFSMALSLMLGNEGFTPESIDTEADVSLDKVDGGFKITRVALSSRITLPGIDADIFDKIITQAKQGCPVSQLLNADITLDYTLN from the coding sequence ATGACAATTCATAAAAAAGGTCAGGCACATTGGGAAGGTGATATCAAAAAAGGTAAGGGAACCATCTCAACGGAAAGTGGAGCACTGGATGCCCAACCTTATGGATTCAACACTCGCTTTGAGGATAAACCGGGTACAAACCCGGAAGAGCTGATTGGTGCAGCCCACGCTGCTTGTTTTTCAATGGCACTCTCTTTAATGCTGGGAAATGAGGGGTTCACCCCGGAAAGTATTGATACCGAAGCGGATGTTTCTCTCGATAAAGTCGATGGGGGATTTAAAATCACTAGGGTAGCGCTGTCATCCCGCATTACACTGCCTGGCATTGATGCTGATATTTTCGATAAAATCATCACTCAGGCAAAACAGGGATGCCCAGTTTCACAACTGCTGAATGCAGACATCACGCTGGACTATACTCTAAACTAA
- the sotB gene encoding Sugar efflux transporter (ID:JIFNMEKO_01445;~source:Prodigal:2.6) yields the protein MQPTTVSRKTAWLRVILLAIAAFIFNTTEFVPVGLLSDIAASFSMSSAQVGLMLTIYAWLVALMSLPMMLLTRQVERRLLLIAVFVLFVASHVLSSFAWNFTILVTSRVGIALAHAIFWSITASLAIRVAPAGKKNQALGMLATGTALAMVLGLPIGRMIGQYLGWRMTFAVIGAVALLTMVFLARLLPKLPSEHSGSLKSVPLLFKRPALVALYLLIVMVVTAHYTAYSYIEPFIQHIAKMGENFTTFLLLIFGAAGIFGSVFFSTFGNRFPATFLLTAIGLISLCMLSLYIAATHDIAISVLCISWGMAMMVIGLAVQIRVLALAPDATDVAMALMSGIYNLGIGAGALLGNQVSLHWDMDKIGYVGALIGLVSLVWCAWSMRRYPQLRING from the coding sequence ATGCAACCAACAACAGTTTCACGCAAAACAGCCTGGCTACGGGTTATACTGCTGGCGATCGCTGCTTTTATATTCAATACCACTGAGTTTGTGCCAGTTGGATTACTGTCGGACATTGCTGCCAGCTTCTCTATGAGCTCTGCGCAGGTAGGGCTGATGCTGACCATTTATGCCTGGTTGGTGGCGCTCATGTCGCTCCCGATGATGCTATTGACGCGACAGGTGGAACGCAGGCTGTTGTTGATCGCGGTTTTCGTGCTGTTTGTAGCCAGTCATGTGCTTTCCAGCTTTGCCTGGAACTTTACAATACTTGTCACCTCTCGTGTGGGTATTGCTCTGGCCCATGCTATTTTCTGGTCAATTACTGCCTCACTGGCTATCCGGGTGGCACCTGCTGGTAAGAAAAATCAGGCACTGGGTATGCTGGCAACGGGGACAGCCCTTGCAATGGTACTCGGACTTCCCATCGGTCGCATGATTGGCCAATATCTGGGCTGGCGGATGACGTTTGCCGTGATTGGTGCCGTGGCTCTGCTCACTATGGTTTTCTTAGCCCGCTTACTGCCTAAATTACCCAGTGAACATTCTGGTTCACTGAAAAGTGTTCCACTATTATTTAAACGCCCGGCGCTGGTCGCACTTTATTTGTTAATCGTGATGGTGGTTACCGCACACTATACGGCATACAGCTATATTGAGCCTTTCATTCAGCACATTGCAAAAATGGGTGAGAATTTCACCACGTTTCTGCTGCTGATTTTCGGGGCTGCTGGTATTTTCGGTAGCGTATTTTTCAGTACGTTTGGTAACCGATTTCCGGCCACTTTTCTGCTCACTGCCATTGGCCTTATTTCACTGTGTATGTTGTCGCTATATATCGCAGCAACACATGATATCGCAATCTCAGTATTGTGTATCTCATGGGGCATGGCGATGATGGTGATTGGTCTGGCTGTGCAAATTAGGGTACTGGCGCTGGCACCGGATGCGACGGATGTTGCGATGGCGTTGATGTCAGGAATCTATAACCTTGGCATTGGTGCGGGTGCTCTGCTTGGTAATCAGGTCAGTTTACACTGGGATATGGATAAGATCGGCTATGTCGGTGCGTTGATTGGCCTCGTTTCTCTGGTGTGGTGCGCGTGGAGTATGAGACGGTATCCACAATTGCGTATCAACGGTTAG
- the Hgd gene encoding 2-(hydroxymethyl)glutarate dehydrogenase (ID:JIFNMEKO_01446;~source:Prodigal:2.6), giving the protein MNQLHRVAVLDLGAMGHAFCTNLLKHQFTTFGWNRSKSRGEDLVAFGLQLADNVEDAVKEADVILTMLANGEVTQQVVTSILSTLPEKAIIVQMATIGIETIQQLMTLIARLRPDVSFIDAPVSGTKTPAEQAQITILASGDTACAPRLEPIFNAISKSTRWLGPCGMGSRMKLVVNAWLIAMMQGVAESTSLAAKLGFSPEDFWSVLDGGPLAAPYIKGKLSMIATEDYTPQMQLTHALKDVNLALQAAPETTLPVLQTIATLWQQAVTEGYGEQDLSVIYQYISQDSTSLPEK; this is encoded by the coding sequence ATGAATCAGCTACACCGCGTAGCCGTTTTAGACTTAGGTGCCATGGGACATGCTTTTTGTACCAATCTGCTCAAGCATCAGTTCACCACTTTTGGCTGGAATCGTAGCAAATCACGCGGAGAAGATCTGGTTGCATTTGGTTTACAGCTGGCAGACAACGTGGAAGATGCAGTTAAAGAGGCAGATGTCATCCTTACCATGTTAGCTAACGGAGAGGTTACGCAGCAGGTAGTGACATCGATATTGAGCACATTACCGGAAAAAGCGATCATTGTTCAGATGGCAACCATCGGTATCGAAACAATACAGCAATTGATGACGTTGATTGCCAGACTTCGTCCCGATGTAAGTTTTATCGATGCGCCGGTTTCTGGTACGAAAACCCCCGCAGAACAAGCACAGATTACTATTCTCGCCAGTGGTGATACTGCCTGCGCACCCCGCCTCGAACCAATTTTTAATGCCATCAGCAAGTCAACACGATGGTTAGGTCCATGTGGCATGGGGTCGAGAATGAAACTGGTCGTTAATGCCTGGCTAATTGCTATGATGCAAGGCGTTGCGGAGAGCACGTCTCTGGCAGCAAAATTAGGATTTTCGCCAGAAGATTTCTGGTCGGTTCTCGACGGAGGTCCCCTGGCAGCCCCCTATATAAAGGGGAAGTTAAGTATGATCGCGACGGAAGATTATACGCCACAAATGCAGCTCACTCATGCGCTCAAAGATGTAAACCTCGCATTGCAGGCAGCCCCGGAAACAACATTGCCAGTGTTACAGACTATTGCCACACTCTGGCAACAAGCAGTCACTGAAGGTTATGGCGAACAAGACTTATCCGTTATCTATCAATATATAAGTCAGGATTCAACGTCACTGCCAGAAAAATAG
- the nsrR gene encoding HTH-type transcriptional repressor NsrR (ID:JIFNMEKO_01447;~source:Prodigal:2.6): MLDIRFPTALQMVLCIAQAEREGKRSTSKILAAGLDANPSFVRKMMVPLTREGIIVSTLGRNGTIRLGRPAETITLCDIYIAVTEDKPLLAERKEVPARCVVSANTCWFFKALAKEADEATKAVLAKRTVADALREICHHNKGQHQDTVTTSACN, encoded by the coding sequence ATGCTTGATATTCGTTTTCCAACAGCGCTACAGATGGTGCTTTGTATCGCTCAGGCAGAGCGGGAAGGGAAGCGTAGCACCAGTAAAATCCTTGCTGCAGGCCTGGACGCGAACCCGAGTTTTGTCAGAAAAATGATGGTTCCGCTGACCCGTGAAGGTATCATCGTCTCGACATTGGGTCGTAACGGTACCATTCGTCTTGGTCGGCCAGCAGAGACCATTACCCTGTGCGATATTTACATTGCAGTAACCGAAGATAAGCCTTTGCTGGCTGAACGCAAAGAAGTTCCGGCTCGTTGTGTAGTCAGTGCCAACACGTGCTGGTTTTTCAAAGCACTGGCTAAAGAAGCAGATGAGGCGACCAAAGCCGTTCTGGCTAAACGTACTGTCGCAGATGCTCTCAGGGAGATTTGCCATCACAACAAGGGCCAGCACCAAGACACGGTGACAACTTCTGCCTGCAATTAA
- the rob_2 gene encoding Right origin-binding protein (ID:JIFNMEKO_01448;~source:Prodigal:2.6) — protein sequence MRHDEFINDLVDWIDSHIEGKMDLDTVAARAGYSKWHLQRMFKQHTGQALGEYIRAHRLAKSAERLAQGGEPILDVAISFGFDSQQSFNRSFKRQFGQSPGAWRRQAQPVM from the coding sequence ATGCGCCATGATGAATTTATTAACGACCTGGTTGACTGGATTGATTCACACATTGAAGGAAAAATGGACCTGGATACTGTTGCTGCACGGGCAGGGTACTCCAAATGGCATTTACAGCGTATGTTTAAACAGCATACAGGCCAGGCACTTGGGGAATACATTCGCGCACACCGCTTGGCGAAATCCGCTGAGCGTCTTGCTCAGGGTGGTGAGCCGATTCTTGATGTCGCAATCTCTTTTGGTTTTGACTCACAGCAATCTTTCAACCGTAGTTTTAAACGCCAGTTTGGTCAGTCGCCTGGTGCCTGGCGTCGGCAGGCTCAGCCAGTGATGTAA
- a CDS encoding hypothetical protein (ID:JIFNMEKO_01449;~source:Prodigal:2.6) produces MIRDLHRHCNIASYLSIAVALFLIFPLHLLPCFIAGFIVYESVISLAPQVERWVKGPLARWIVIFLLATIVVVALALGITKLISFLLHDFENPRAFHAAASKLLEDAQRTLSPVITRYLPSDIDELQRLLINWIREHLVVVQDLGKTTAHTFATMLIGMLLGAIVSLRSTRQHQPNAKPLSAALMQRLTLLATSFHNVVFAQIKVSFVNTILTSAFLFGILPVFGLHFPFAKTVVVLTFVAGLLPIIGNLISNTVIVMIGLSISIKAAAIALIFLIVVHKLEYFINAKIFGTRINASTWEILLAMLIFESAFGLAGVIAAPVYYAYLKSELRHAGLI; encoded by the coding sequence ATGATTCGGGACTTGCATCGTCACTGCAACATCGCCAGTTATCTTTCAATTGCTGTTGCACTTTTTTTGATTTTTCCATTGCACCTGCTGCCCTGTTTCATTGCGGGTTTTATTGTCTATGAATCGGTTATTTCCCTGGCCCCTCAGGTAGAGCGTTGGGTAAAAGGACCTCTGGCACGCTGGATCGTTATTTTCTTATTAGCTACCATTGTTGTTGTCGCGTTAGCCTTGGGTATCACTAAACTAATCAGCTTTTTACTGCATGATTTTGAAAACCCAAGAGCTTTTCATGCAGCGGCGTCAAAATTACTCGAAGATGCCCAACGTACCCTATCTCCTGTGATCACACGATATCTGCCATCTGACATTGATGAACTTCAACGTTTACTGATTAACTGGATTCGTGAACATCTGGTGGTGGTACAGGATCTTGGTAAAACTACAGCCCATACATTCGCTACGATGTTAATAGGCATGCTGCTGGGCGCCATTGTGTCATTACGGAGCACCCGTCAGCATCAGCCAAATGCTAAACCTCTGTCAGCGGCATTAATGCAACGACTCACTTTACTGGCGACCTCCTTTCATAACGTGGTATTCGCACAGATCAAAGTCTCTTTCGTTAATACTATTCTCACTTCAGCCTTTCTGTTTGGTATCCTGCCGGTTTTTGGTTTGCATTTTCCTTTTGCTAAAACCGTTGTTGTGCTGACATTCGTAGCCGGTTTACTGCCCATTATCGGTAATCTTATTTCGAATACTGTGATTGTGATGATCGGGTTATCAATATCGATCAAAGCTGCGGCCATCGCATTAATTTTTCTTATAGTCGTGCATAAGCTCGAGTACTTTATTAATGCGAAAATTTTTGGCACGCGCATTAACGCAAGTACCTGGGAAATTCTTCTGGCAATGCTTATTTTTGAGTCTGCATTTGGCCTGGCTGGAGTTATTGCTGCCCCCGTCTATTATGCTTATCTGAAAAGCGAACTTCGTCATGCAGGATTAATTTAA